A window from Candidatus Gracilibacteria bacterium encodes these proteins:
- the sufB gene encoding Fe-S cluster assembly protein SufB: MTALDYLAELDRSVFDDHNKQGDAGRAQKGLSEALVRRISADKKEPEWMLKHRLNSLKKWHELALPSFGVDLSPIDFEDIIYYASPGEMKGYASKWEDVPEDIKRTFERLGIPEAERKVLAGTGAQYDSVNAYHKLKEEWESKGVLFEDMDIALQKYPELVKQYFMKLVPSHDHKFAALHGAVWSGGTFLFIPKGVKVTAPLQAYFRMNAKSMGQFEHTLIIIEEGAEGHYIEGCSAPKYGSTSLHAGCVEIFVKAGAKFRYSSVENWSQDTYNLNTKRAVVDEDATMEWVGGNLGSGRTMLYPCSILRGRGSHADHLGVAFANAGQVQDTGAKVIHLAPDTSSTVLSKSICKGGGRNVYRGLLQVNKGATGAKSQVRCDSLILDSLSVSDTYPIMRINEDDVSIGHEASTGKISEDQLFYLQSRGLSEDEALAMIVNGFIDPIVKELPLEYAVEMNRLIEMEMEKAIG, encoded by the coding sequence ATGACCGCACTCGACTACCTCGCCGAACTCGACCGCAGCGTCTTTGATGACCACAACAAACAAGGAGACGCGGGGCGGGCACAAAAAGGCCTTTCGGAGGCCCTGGTTCGAAGAATTTCTGCGGATAAAAAAGAGCCGGAGTGGATGCTGAAGCACCGTTTGAACAGTTTGAAAAAATGGCATGAGCTGGCCTTGCCTTCGTTTGGCGTGGACCTTTCTCCGATTGATTTTGAAGACATCATTTACTACGCATCGCCAGGAGAAATGAAGGGCTACGCGAGCAAGTGGGAGGATGTGCCGGAAGACATCAAACGCACTTTTGAACGACTCGGAATTCCGGAGGCGGAACGCAAAGTTTTGGCGGGAACGGGGGCTCAATACGACAGCGTGAATGCGTATCACAAGCTCAAAGAAGAATGGGAAAGCAAGGGCGTTCTTTTTGAAGACATGGACATCGCGCTGCAAAAATATCCGGAGCTGGTGAAACAGTATTTTATGAAATTGGTGCCTTCGCACGATCACAAATTTGCGGCGCTGCATGGGGCCGTGTGGAGTGGTGGAACCTTTTTGTTTATTCCAAAGGGCGTGAAGGTGACGGCGCCGCTGCAGGCGTATTTTCGCATGAATGCCAAGAGCATGGGGCAATTTGAACACACTTTGATTATTATTGAAGAGGGCGCGGAAGGTCACTATATAGAGGGGTGCAGTGCCCCAAAGTACGGCTCCACTTCCCTGCACGCGGGCTGTGTGGAAATTTTTGTGAAGGCGGGAGCGAAATTCCGTTACTCCAGCGTGGAGAATTGGTCTCAGGATACTTACAATTTGAACACCAAACGCGCGGTGGTGGATGAGGACGCGACCATGGAATGGGTGGGTGGAAATTTGGGCAGCGGCCGCACCATGCTTTACCCTTGCTCCATTTTGCGCGGCCGCGGGTCCCATGCGGATCACTTGGGCGTTGCGTTTGCGAATGCCGGACAGGTACAGGATACCGGCGCAAAAGTGATTCACTTGGCGCCCGACACCAGCTCCACCGTTTTGAGTAAAAGCATTTGCAAGGGTGGAGGGCGCAATGTCTACCGTGGGCTTTTGCAGGTAAATAAAGGTGCAACTGGAGCGAAATCTCAAGTGCGCTGTGACAGTTTAATTTTGGATTCGCTTTCCGTGAGTGACACCTATCCCATCATGCGGATCAATGAGGATGATGTGTCTATTGGGCATGAAGCGAGCACTGGAAAAATCAGCGAAGACCAGCTCTTTTATTTACAAAGCCGCGGGTTGAGTGAAGATGAAGCCCTAGCCATGATTGTGAATGGTTTTATCGACCCCATCGTGAAAGAACTTCCGCTGGAATACGCGGTGGAAATGAATCGTTTGATTGAAATGGAAATGGAAAAAGCTATTGGATAA
- a CDS encoding pentapeptide repeat-containing protein, whose translation MTKNLEEFDRVYRSEETFTGFFDLRTTNYAGGLGSGDVMDSDFMGRVFENCLILGGDFASGIFNDCTFNNCIFLESALVGCNFENCSFKKTEFLNIQISLSIGGIKACKVEGLSISNMSPFEDVLRFAKKTVFGESGFDNYGKISRGPPLLNF comes from the coding sequence ATGACAAAAAACTTAGAAGAATTTGATCGGGTTTATAGAAGTGAAGAAACTTTCACTGGTTTTTTCGACTTGAGAACTACAAATTATGCAGGAGGCTTAGGAAGTGGAGATGTAATGGACAGCGATTTTATGGGTAGAGTTTTTGAAAACTGTTTGATTCTTGGAGGGGATTTTGCAAGCGGAATTTTTAATGATTGCACTTTCAATAATTGTATTTTTTTAGAATCTGCACTTGTTGGCTGTAACTTTGAGAACTGTAGCTTCAAGAAAACCGAGTTTCTTAACATTCAGATAAGCCTTTCTATTGGAGGTATAAAAGCTTGCAAGGTTGAAGGACTAAGTATCAGCAACATGTCTCCTTTTGAAGATGTGCTAAGGTTTGCCAAGAAAACTGTTTTTGGTGAATCTGGCTTTGATAATTATTGAAAAATAAGTCGAGGCCCACCACTATTAAATTTTTAA
- a CDS encoding iron-sulfur cluster assembly scaffold protein has product MDLYAEQIVDLAKNPLNRGEMPAATLTGSGVNTTCGDHLRIYLLVKDGKIAQAQWEGEGCAISIAAASVLTEEIKGKTTKNAKNLEKEDLYEWLGIDQLGPARVKCVTLSLETLLTALK; this is encoded by the coding sequence ATGGACCTCTATGCAGAACAAATTGTTGATCTGGCAAAGAATCCGCTCAACCGCGGGGAAATGCCCGCAGCCACACTCACCGGTAGCGGGGTGAACACCACTTGTGGAGACCATCTCCGCATTTACTTGCTTGTGAAGGATGGAAAAATTGCGCAGGCGCAATGGGAAGGAGAAGGCTGTGCCATCAGCATTGCGGCAGCCAGTGTGCTCACCGAAGAGATCAAGGGAAAGACCACGAAGAACGCTAAAAACCTTGAAAAAGAAGATTTGTATGAATGGCTTGGCATCGATCAACTGGGGCCGGCACGGGTCAAATGCGTCACACTTTCACTGGAAACTTTACTCACTGCTCTTAAATAA
- a CDS encoding SufS family cysteine desulfurase, producing the protein MPLQIKDRFPIFQNHPDLVYLDSASTTQRLDDSLLAEQEYYLDFNANVHRGLYPMAEMATERYEAVRTVARRFLNAGKDGEILFTRGTTEGLNIVAQCWGRKFLKKGDEVVLSVLEHHSNLVPWQMIAKEVGAVLKFCPILSTGNLDYKALEKLIGKRTKMVSITGLSNTLGTVIDLSIVSRLAKKVGAKLCIDAAQLAAHFPIDVQDIDADFLAFSSHKIYGPTGAGVLYAKRELLEAMDPWLGGGDMIREVHEEFSTWNDLPWKFEAGTPNIAQVLGMGAAMQFLMELGKNTLMKHDREMQEYTFKKLNELPFITVYGPKAFDQHRGSISFTMHGVHPHDIAAILGEEGICVRAGHHCTMPLMKALCLVSTVRVSFGIYNTKEDVEALAKGLKKVAEVFKL; encoded by the coding sequence ATGCCTCTCCAAATAAAAGACCGCTTCCCCATCTTTCAAAATCATCCGGATTTGGTGTATTTGGACAGTGCTTCCACCACGCAACGCCTGGATGATTCTTTGCTCGCGGAACAAGAATATTATTTGGATTTTAATGCCAATGTGCACCGCGGGCTCTACCCCATGGCGGAGATGGCCACGGAGCGCTACGAAGCCGTGCGCACCGTTGCACGAAGATTCTTGAATGCGGGCAAGGATGGCGAAATACTTTTCACACGAGGCACTACGGAGGGTCTTAATATTGTGGCGCAGTGCTGGGGACGCAAGTTTTTGAAAAAAGGAGATGAAGTGGTGCTGAGTGTTTTGGAACACCATTCCAACTTGGTGCCTTGGCAAATGATTGCGAAAGAAGTCGGAGCTGTTTTGAAATTTTGCCCCATTCTGAGCACGGGGAATTTGGATTACAAAGCCCTTGAAAAATTGATTGGGAAGCGCACCAAAATGGTGAGCATCACCGGGCTTTCCAATACTCTTGGAACGGTTATTGACCTTTCCATTGTGAGTCGATTGGCCAAAAAAGTTGGTGCAAAATTATGCATCGATGCAGCTCAACTTGCCGCGCACTTCCCCATTGATGTGCAAGACATTGATGCCGACTTCTTGGCTTTTTCAAGCCATAAAATTTACGGACCCACCGGAGCCGGCGTGCTCTACGCCAAACGAGAGCTTTTGGAGGCCATGGACCCTTGGCTTGGCGGCGGAGATATGATTCGTGAAGTGCATGAAGAATTTTCGACTTGGAACGATTTACCCTGGAAGTTTGAGGCCGGCACTCCGAACATTGCGCAGGTGCTGGGCATGGGTGCCGCCATGCAGTTCTTAATGGAACTTGGAAAAAATACTCTCATGAAACACGACCGTGAGATGCAAGAATACACCTTTAAAAAACTCAATGAACTCCCCTTTATTACGGTCTATGGCCCCAAGGCTTTCGACCAGCATCGCGGCTCTATTTCTTTCACCATGCACGGAGTCCATCCTCACGATATTGCGGCCATTTTGGGTGAAGAAGGTATTTGCGTCCGGGCCGGTCACCACTGCACCATGCCGCTCATGAAAGCGCTCTGCCTTGTTTCCACCGTGCGGGTGAGCTTTGGAATCTATAATACGAAAGAAGATGTGGAGGCCTTAGCGAAGGGTCTTAAAAAAGTAGCGGAGGTTTTTAAACTATAG
- a CDS encoding AbrB/MazE/SpoVT family DNA-binding domain-containing protein, giving the protein MFYKLIKVGNSVGVTLPRKLLDLMQLEQGEDVMIEPNMETRTIVIKPVSVAKEQVNKSVIEGTAKFIKRYPKALKNLAGKGNTGAFKIGSISTKLWWMHLVALLACVMWA; this is encoded by the coding sequence ATGTTCTATAAACTTATAAAAGTAGGCAATTCAGTCGGAGTCACTTTACCAAGAAAACTACTTGACCTGATGCAGCTTGAGCAGGGTGAAGATGTTATGATCGAACCCAATATGGAAACTCGAACTATAGTCATCAAACCTGTTTCTGTGGCGAAAGAACAGGTGAATAAATCGGTCATTGAAGGGACCGCAAAGTTTATCAAACGCTATCCAAAAGCACTTAAAAACTTGGCTGGAAAATGAAATACTTGAGCGTTCAAGATCTGATCTATATCAACCAAGCTGTGGTGGATGCATCTGGTGGCACTATTGGCGTGCGTGATGTGGGCCTAA
- a CDS encoding DUF2191 domain-containing protein — MKVTALIPDALLTDVRVFSKGENLTESLIIALSEWAKLEKIKELNQILAKKPLKFKKGFNAEAVRTLNRRVTGFW; from the coding sequence ATGAAAGTTACCGCTCTCATTCCGGATGCACTGCTCACCGATGTCAGAGTTTTTTCAAAAGGAGAAAACTTAACAGAATCTTTGATCATCGCCTTGTCTGAGTGGGCAAAGCTGGAGAAAATCAAAGAGCTCAATCAAATCCTCGCAAAAAAACCACTCAAATTTAAGAAGGGATTCAATGCGGAAGCCGTTCGTACACTAAACCGCAGGGTCACATGATTTTGGTAG
- a CDS encoding SufD family Fe-S cluster assembly protein, with the protein MKKTLKNQDVYTLPEADSVSLVIEEGAEVWVECDRAQMDQKVAIHLKSGAHLRWMSAYAGKSEKTFTLEEGAQLDYFHHILGESEESTTIFLDGDESSVSSQTLFFGKNTDKQNLRVDHIHKGKNTRSLMISRGAVKDSAFGHFYGNIKMLPGCSGADASLQEHNLLLSKGSKIEAVPGLEIAHNEVQAAHSATLEKIDEEKLFYLQSRGLQAQEGLELLVEGFFWDALQKCPNLAFSQRIFKNILQCLSK; encoded by the coding sequence ATGAAAAAAACTCTCAAAAATCAGGATGTCTATACTCTGCCAGAAGCGGATTCCGTTTCATTGGTGATTGAAGAGGGTGCAGAGGTGTGGGTGGAATGTGACCGGGCACAGATGGATCAAAAAGTTGCTATTCATTTAAAGTCCGGCGCGCATTTGCGATGGATGAGCGCTTATGCCGGGAAATCCGAGAAGACTTTTACCCTGGAGGAAGGTGCCCAGCTCGATTACTTCCACCATATCCTTGGTGAAAGTGAGGAAAGTACTACGATTTTTTTGGATGGGGATGAAAGTAGCGTGAGCAGTCAAACGCTTTTCTTTGGCAAAAATACGGACAAGCAAAATCTACGCGTGGACCACATCCACAAGGGTAAAAATACACGATCCTTGATGATTTCACGAGGGGCGGTGAAGGACAGTGCTTTTGGCCATTTTTATGGGAATATTAAAATGTTGCCGGGCTGCAGTGGGGCTGATGCTTCGCTGCAAGAACACAATTTATTGCTGAGCAAGGGAAGTAAAATTGAAGCAGTGCCCGGCCTGGAGATTGCGCACAATGAAGTGCAAGCTGCACATTCCGCCACGCTCGAAAAAATTGATGAAGAAAAACTTTTCTATTTGCAAAGTCGTGGACTCCAAGCGCAAGAAGGTTTAGAACTTTTGGTGGAAGGATTTTTTTGGGATGCTCTGCAAAAATGTCCCAACTTGGCCTTTTCTCAGAGAATTTTTAAAAACATTCTTCAATGCCTCTCCAAATAA
- a CDS encoding PIN domain-containing protein, which translates to MILVDTSVWIEFLKGKEPCYKYLLYLLHHNEVLTLDIIFAELMQGALSGGEVKMIRAYYDNLNKPEITELLLKAAEESSKKKWIAQGLGLVDSTILFTAIQTESPLWTLDKNLKKQTPKELRYEPQL; encoded by the coding sequence ATGATTTTGGTAGACACCTCAGTCTGGATTGAATTTTTGAAAGGGAAAGAGCCTTGCTACAAATATTTACTGTATTTGCTGCACCACAATGAAGTGCTCACGCTAGACATCATTTTTGCCGAGTTGATGCAGGGAGCCCTGAGTGGTGGGGAGGTCAAAATGATCAGAGCCTATTACGATAACCTCAACAAGCCGGAGATCACAGAGCTACTCTTAAAGGCGGCGGAGGAGTCCAGTAAGAAGAAGTGGATTGCACAGGGCTTGGGCCTGGTGGACTCGACCATTTTGTTTACAGCCATACAAACGGAATCACCGCTTTGGACTTTAGACAAAAACTTAAAAAAACAAACACCAAAAGAACTGAGATATGAGCCACAGCTATAG
- a CDS encoding MFS transporter: protein MNKNSIVRSWAYYDFANSSYILSYGAFLLPAYFATVLINFGYPLAAWGTANAIATFLGILLALWLGKISDKYGKYRFLKWTIILSSVGMIVLGLATSFSQTLVAPLFILTQAIFIASLSLSDSVLPHISQGPESYRYSGFAWGFGYVGGILSLLIVLIIQSQSSEFSLPVFLSVSIFYTFFSGLALKGLKSFSALPASYEESVTLTRKQKIQFLLGFWIISECITVFILFFALYCSKELGLTSMQIGYMLLLIQLVAFPATLIGGRLAAKGKMATIFSSSMICMLVAFVLLLLPPYAPTVILISILGGLAVGNSQSILRAHYARVVKPENSGTEFGFYSFVSQAAVIIGPILYGWSSDSLESQKIPLIVLTALMLVGFLIVLPIMRKKVASKSVGLVYGAIFIRTTAKKISRGTSVTIQGFYCTEMSC from the coding sequence ATGAACAAAAACAGCATAGTACGGAGTTGGGCTTATTACGATTTTGCAAATTCCAGCTACATACTTTCCTATGGGGCGTTTCTTCTCCCAGCTTATTTTGCGACCGTACTCATCAATTTTGGATATCCGCTTGCGGCGTGGGGGACGGCAAATGCCATCGCGACCTTTTTAGGGATCTTACTAGCTTTGTGGTTGGGAAAAATTTCTGATAAATATGGAAAATATAGATTCTTAAAGTGGACAATCATTCTAAGCTCCGTGGGAATGATTGTGTTGGGGCTAGCCACTTCATTTTCCCAGACACTGGTTGCTCCACTTTTTATCCTCACGCAGGCCATTTTCATTGCCTCACTATCGCTTTCAGATTCTGTATTGCCTCATATTTCTCAAGGGCCCGAATCCTATCGCTACAGCGGTTTCGCGTGGGGTTTCGGTTATGTCGGAGGAATCCTAAGTCTGCTCATTGTACTCATCATACAAAGCCAAAGTTCGGAATTTTCACTGCCTGTTTTTTTGAGCGTCAGCATTTTTTATACATTTTTCTCAGGATTAGCACTCAAAGGTCTGAAGTCTTTCAGTGCTTTACCGGCGAGCTACGAGGAATCAGTAACTTTAACTCGTAAACAAAAAATACAGTTCCTTTTGGGGTTTTGGATCATCAGCGAGTGCATCACCGTTTTCATACTCTTCTTTGCTTTGTATTGCTCAAAAGAACTGGGACTGACTTCAATGCAAATCGGATACATGCTTTTGCTCATTCAACTGGTAGCCTTTCCGGCTACGCTAATAGGCGGTCGCTTAGCTGCGAAAGGGAAAATGGCGACTATATTTTCAAGCTCCATGATCTGTATGCTGGTGGCCTTTGTGCTTCTTTTGCTCCCACCCTACGCACCAACGGTCATTTTGATTTCAATATTGGGTGGGTTAGCGGTAGGGAATAGCCAGTCGATACTAAGAGCCCACTATGCTCGAGTGGTAAAGCCAGAAAATTCAGGCACGGAATTCGGTTTTTACTCTTTTGTTTCTCAGGCGGCCGTGATCATAGGGCCCATTTTATACGGATGGTCCAGCGATTCCTTGGAGAGTCAAAAAATCCCCCTCATCGTTTTGACGGCATTAATGCTCGTAGGCTTCTTGATAGTCTTGCCAATCATGCGTAAAAAAGTAGCCAGTAAGTCAGTCTGATTAGTCTATTGAGCGATTTTCATCCGTACTACCGCCAAAAAAATAAGTCGAGGAACTAGTGTGACCATTCAAGGTTTTTACTGTACAGAAATGTCTTGCTAA
- a CDS encoding PhzF family phenazine biosynthesis isomerase, whose protein sequence is MQQIQATTVKAFTKNPKLGNPALVIDADLDSEEAMRLVRESACTVAAIIDTRKKPIPIRFLYENGATETFACGHATLAAAHLAFPPQSQVMEGKFVNTKGTVIEATRFPDGKISQTQSLPGFRDLEIPKEALAEILHIDHILESLPIQLVGAPGKMKLMIPVTLENLLKIQRDFQAIRAFCTRYSTDEDPITGLFPFALETEALDAHARHFPNRDEEDLVCGVGSIALAEYLQKHLRSSQQEFLIRCGPGLEGMGDLTVRMEGAGSAKKIYLEGYAISVFCGV, encoded by the coding sequence ATGCAACAGATTCAAGCGACCACAGTAAAGGCCTTCACAAAAAATCCAAAGTTGGGGAATCCAGCTCTAGTTATTGATGCAGATCTTGATTCCGAGGAAGCCATGAGACTAGTGAGAGAGTCTGCATGCACAGTAGCAGCCATTATTGATACAAGAAAAAAGCCAATTCCAATCCGTTTCCTCTATGAAAACGGGGCGACTGAAACTTTCGCTTGTGGGCATGCCACCTTAGCGGCAGCACATCTTGCCTTTCCGCCTCAAAGCCAAGTGATGGAGGGAAAGTTTGTGAACACAAAAGGAACAGTCATTGAAGCGACTCGCTTTCCTGATGGCAAAATTTCTCAAACTCAGTCCCTTCCAGGATTTAGAGATTTGGAAATTCCAAAAGAAGCACTTGCTGAGATCCTTCATATTGATCACATTCTTGAGTCCCTGCCCATTCAACTCGTAGGCGCTCCAGGGAAAATGAAACTTATGATTCCTGTAACACTCGAAAATTTGCTTAAAATTCAGAGAGATTTTCAGGCAATTCGAGCATTTTGTACTCGTTACTCAACCGATGAGGATCCAATCACAGGATTGTTTCCTTTTGCATTAGAAACTGAAGCTCTAGATGCTCACGCGCGTCATTTCCCGAATCGAGATGAAGAAGATTTGGTCTGCGGTGTGGGCTCCATAGCTCTCGCTGAATACTTACAAAAACACTTAAGATCCAGTCAGCAAGAATTCCTTATCCGTTGTGGTCCTGGTTTAGAAGGAATGGGGGATTTGACCGTACGAATGGAAGGAGCTGGAAGCGCTAAGAAGATTTATCTTGAAGGATATGCGATTTCAGTTTTTTGCTGAGTGTAG
- a CDS encoding type II toxin-antitoxin system death-on-curing family toxin codes for MVDASGGTIGVRDVGLIDSAVNRPRATFGDDDLYPSLFDKAAALFHSVIFNHAFLDGNKRTAVASAAQLLYLNGFELITSEKELESFTMKIVDERLGLDEIAKWLEKYSIEC; via the coding sequence GTGGTGGATGCATCTGGTGGCACTATTGGCGTGCGTGATGTGGGCCTAATAGACTCCGCAGTGAATAGGCCACGCGCCACTTTTGGAGACGATGACTTGTATCCAAGCTTATTTGATAAAGCTGCTGCACTTTTTCATTCAGTAATTTTCAACCATGCTTTCTTAGATGGGAACAAAAGAACGGCCGTTGCTTCAGCTGCCCAACTTTTATACCTCAATGGATTTGAGCTTATCACCAGCGAAAAAGAACTTGAATCTTTTACCATGAAAATCGTTGACGAAAGATTGGGGTTGGATGAAATTGCAAAGTGGCTAGAAAAATATTCTATTGAATGTTAG
- a CDS encoding asparaginase domain-containing protein codes for MHHPIRILCAGGTFEKKYNEIPQTLVFEESHLPEILSVGRSMLPVEIEMIFLMDSLDMTDEHHLKICERVKAAPEKHIVVTHGTDRMVKTATFLEGQVQDKTVVFTGSMIPYEFRNSDAEFNMGCALAFVQALPPGIYVTMNGRVWPHNKVRKNLETGIFEGLEGENFRYAETISCVIRGAIV; via the coding sequence ATGCATCATCCTATTCGAATTCTGTGCGCCGGAGGAACCTTCGAGAAGAAATACAATGAAATTCCTCAAACCCTGGTGTTTGAGGAATCACATCTTCCGGAGATCTTGAGTGTGGGGCGTTCCATGCTACCCGTTGAAATTGAAATGATTTTTCTAATGGATAGTTTGGACATGACGGATGAACATCATCTAAAGATTTGCGAACGGGTAAAGGCCGCACCGGAAAAACATATTGTGGTGACACACGGAACCGATCGAATGGTAAAAACAGCCACTTTTTTGGAGGGTCAAGTGCAGGATAAAACAGTCGTTTTTACAGGCTCCATGATTCCTTACGAATTTCGAAACTCCGATGCCGAGTTCAATATGGGTTGCGCTCTGGCCTTTGTTCAGGCCTTGCCTCCTGGCATTTATGTCACGATGAATGGTCGAGTCTGGCCACACAACAAAGTAAGGAAAAACCTAGAGACCGGGATTTTTGAGGGATTAGAGTGAGAAAATTTTCGCTACGCGGAAACAATCAGTTGCGTCATACGATGAGCTATCGTATAA
- a CDS encoding class I SAM-dependent methyltransferase — MKDTFGQALYGYWKGDHKTPHFVRREDGFLDETPNADYFRPELMSKEKALVKFARGKILDVGSGAGRALLYFGKKGFDICGIDFSPLAVRVCKERGLKAEMKDVFKMRKTSAYNTVLLFGNNIGIGGDLKGAENLLKKLNTLVDKKGRVLLTSMDVSKTDNPKHKAYHQMNLKRRKYVGEVKIRVEYKKAIGTYFKWIHLDSEKLKELAAKTGWKVIYLKVTKDGSYSAVLEK, encoded by the coding sequence ATGAAAGATACTTTTGGGCAAGCCTTGTATGGGTACTGGAAGGGCGATCATAAAACGCCTCATTTCGTTAGGCGGGAGGATGGCTTTTTAGATGAGACTCCTAATGCTGATTATTTTCGGCCCGAGCTTATGTCCAAGGAGAAAGCTTTGGTCAAATTCGCTCGTGGGAAGATTTTGGATGTCGGCTCCGGGGCTGGTCGAGCGCTACTCTATTTTGGAAAGAAGGGTTTTGATATTTGTGGAATCGACTTCTCCCCTCTTGCTGTTCGCGTTTGTAAGGAACGGGGACTAAAGGCTGAGATGAAGGATGTTTTCAAAATGCGAAAAACTTCTGCATACAATACTGTTTTGCTCTTTGGAAACAACATTGGAATTGGCGGCGATTTGAAAGGAGCCGAGAACTTACTTAAAAAATTGAACACACTTGTCGACAAAAAAGGCCGTGTGCTGCTCACCAGTATGGATGTTAGCAAGACGGACAATCCAAAGCATAAGGCTTATCACCAAATGAATCTCAAAAGGAGAAAGTATGTGGGTGAGGTGAAAATTCGAGTGGAATACAAGAAAGCCATTGGAACTTACTTCAAGTGGATTCATCTTGATTCCGAAAAACTTAAGGAACTCGCGGCAAAAACGGGGTGGAAGGTCATTTACCTTAAAGTCACTAAGGATGGCTCTTACTCGGCGGTTCTGGAGAAGTAG
- a CDS encoding carbon-nitrogen hydrolase family protein: protein MKIALAQLKLGENIQGNIEKAISTMEEAAKNGANLICFPELQFYPFFPQYKGKDTSSYEIGIEDQVIKSLQEKCKELKMVAVPNFYLNEGADKFDASPLIDSNGEILGISKMVHIVQAEGFYEQDYYNPSESGFKVYNTAIGKVGVVICFDRHYPESIRSCALQGAQIIIIPTANTKDEPLEMFEWELRVPAMQNSVFIAMCNRVGLEGKMDFCGESIVVDPNGGVIVKANDQEQIVYADIEMELATRTRDQKPYFKLRRPEVYTQQFNLAPGTKTA from the coding sequence ATGAAAATCGCTTTAGCTCAACTAAAACTCGGAGAGAACATTCAAGGAAATATTGAAAAAGCTATCTCAACAATGGAGGAAGCAGCTAAAAATGGAGCAAACCTCATTTGTTTCCCAGAACTCCAGTTTTACCCATTCTTTCCTCAGTATAAAGGCAAAGACACCTCATCCTACGAAATAGGAATCGAAGACCAGGTGATTAAATCACTACAGGAAAAGTGTAAAGAGCTGAAGATGGTGGCAGTGCCAAATTTTTACCTAAACGAAGGCGCGGATAAGTTTGATGCCTCTCCATTGATCGATTCAAATGGGGAAATTTTAGGTATTTCTAAAATGGTTCATATTGTTCAAGCAGAGGGTTTCTACGAGCAGGATTACTACAACCCATCTGAAAGCGGCTTTAAGGTATACAACACGGCCATTGGAAAAGTGGGTGTGGTGATTTGTTTTGATAGGCACTACCCAGAAAGCATTCGCTCGTGTGCTTTACAGGGAGCACAAATCATCATTATCCCAACGGCCAATACCAAGGACGAACCTCTTGAAATGTTTGAATGGGAACTTCGAGTCCCTGCAATGCAAAATTCTGTTTTCATTGCGATGTGCAATCGAGTGGGCCTTGAAGGGAAAATGGACTTTTGTGGGGAATCCATTGTTGTAGATCCAAACGGTGGTGTGATCGTAAAGGCGAACGATCAAGAACAGATAGTTTATGCAGATATTGAAATGGAACTAGCCACTAGAACTAGGGATCAAAAGCCTTATTTTAAGCTAAGAAGGCCAGAGGTTTATACACAACAGTTTAACCTGGCACCATGAACAAAAACAGCATAG
- a CDS encoding GNAT family protein, whose product MKFTSKQFVLKNGEKLSIREGKKSDASDLIKYLNQVAGESDFLTFTEGEFKMTKKGEEAFVEEAHKADNEIFLVAEIGKEIVGVLNVNANSKKRMKHIGTFGVSLKKAHWGKGIGALFIQTMLDWAKSNGVTRKMNLSVMANNKRAMKLYKKFGFKKEGLLKRDALINGKFYDAYLMGLLID is encoded by the coding sequence ATGAAATTCACTTCTAAACAATTCGTCCTCAAAAATGGGGAGAAGCTGTCCATCCGTGAAGGAAAAAAATCCGATGCATCTGATTTAATTAAATACTTGAATCAAGTGGCTGGAGAAAGTGATTTTTTAACTTTTACCGAAGGGGAATTTAAGATGACAAAAAAGGGGGAGGAAGCCTTCGTAGAAGAAGCACATAAAGCTGATAACGAAATTTTCCTCGTCGCGGAAATTGGCAAAGAAATCGTCGGAGTCTTGAATGTGAATGCTAATTCCAAAAAAAGAATGAAGCACATCGGCACTTTTGGAGTCTCACTTAAAAAAGCTCATTGGGGTAAAGGGATTGGGGCTCTTTTTATTCAAACTATGTTGGACTGGGCGAAATCTAACGGAGTGACGCGAAAAATGAATCTTAGTGTAATGGCCAACAATAAACGTGCCATGAAGTTGTACAAAAAGTTTGGCTTTAAAAAAGAGGGTCTCCTCAAGCGAGATGCTTTGATCAATGGTAAATTCTACGATGCTTATTTGATGGGACTTTTAATAGACTAG